Proteins encoded in a region of the candidate division WOR-3 bacterium genome:
- the thrS gene encoding threonine--tRNA ligase, whose amino-acid sequence MINVTVSGETRQLEPGMAVGQVLNDQNAIAATVDGRLVDLTSRLEQDARVEAVTFDSEQGREVYWHSASHLMAQAIKQLYPDAQVTIGPAVPEGFYYDFDVEKPFTETDLARIEERMYELAKQRIPIVHKFLPRKEAEDLFRARDEKYKLELIEGIPDETISVYEQGDFVDLCRGPHVTSTGKIKAVKLLSVAGAYWHADEKNRMLSRVYGIAFPSKELLKEHLDRLEEARRRDHRKLGPALDLFSFHEEAGAGLAFWHPKGATVRRLIQQYWEKEHLAAGYQLVLTPHIARAGLWQTSGHLDYYAENMYLMEVEKEQYVLKPMNCPGHMLIYRTKVHSYRDLPLRMGEWGTVYRRERSGVLHGMMRVRGFTQDDAHIFCTPEQVEDEVFGVVSLSVKMLRAFGFEKFKVDLSVRDPKNLGKYLGTDEQWNLGEQSLVRALERIGLPYHRAEGEAVFYGPKIDIKLLDSLDREWQCPTCQFDFNEGPRFNLYYMGQDGQHHPVYLVHRTVLGGIERFMGILVEHYAGDFPVWLAPVQARVLPVTDAENGYAQEVGRKLQAIGIRVEIDLKSDKISQKVSEAERQKIPFMLVVGGREAAQGTVSVRRHGKGNLGAVTVESALAQIKEENNVPG is encoded by the coding sequence GTGATAAACGTGACCGTAAGTGGCGAAACTCGGCAACTTGAGCCGGGAATGGCCGTTGGCCAGGTCTTGAACGACCAGAACGCGATTGCGGCCACTGTTGACGGTCGGCTGGTCGACCTGACCAGTCGACTCGAGCAGGACGCCAGGGTCGAAGCAGTTACCTTCGACTCGGAGCAGGGGAGAGAAGTATACTGGCATTCCGCCTCTCACCTGATGGCACAGGCGATCAAACAGTTGTACCCCGACGCCCAGGTGACCATCGGGCCGGCCGTCCCCGAAGGCTTCTACTACGATTTCGACGTCGAGAAGCCTTTCACCGAGACCGACTTGGCCAGGATCGAAGAACGGATGTACGAACTCGCCAAGCAGCGCATACCCATCGTCCACAAGTTCCTGCCGCGCAAAGAGGCAGAGGATCTGTTCCGGGCGCGGGACGAGAAGTACAAGCTCGAGCTGATTGAGGGCATACCCGATGAGACCATCTCGGTCTACGAGCAGGGCGACTTCGTCGATCTCTGTCGCGGACCTCACGTCACGAGTACCGGCAAGATCAAGGCCGTGAAGTTGCTTTCGGTTGCGGGCGCGTACTGGCACGCGGACGAGAAGAACCGGATGCTGTCGCGCGTCTATGGCATTGCCTTTCCGTCCAAAGAACTGCTCAAGGAGCACCTGGACCGGCTGGAAGAAGCCAGGCGCCGGGACCATCGCAAGCTCGGACCGGCTCTCGACCTGTTCAGCTTCCACGAGGAAGCCGGGGCCGGGCTGGCGTTCTGGCACCCCAAGGGTGCTACCGTCCGACGCCTGATACAGCAGTACTGGGAAAAGGAGCATCTCGCCGCCGGGTACCAGTTGGTCTTGACTCCGCACATAGCCCGCGCCGGGCTGTGGCAGACGTCAGGTCACCTCGACTACTACGCCGAGAACATGTACCTGATGGAAGTCGAGAAGGAGCAGTACGTCCTGAAGCCGATGAACTGCCCGGGCCACATGCTCATCTACCGGACCAAGGTGCATTCTTATCGCGACCTGCCCCTGCGTATGGGTGAGTGGGGGACAGTCTATCGTCGCGAAAGGTCGGGCGTACTCCACGGCATGATGCGCGTCCGCGGTTTCACTCAGGACGACGCTCACATTTTTTGTACACCGGAGCAGGTCGAGGACGAGGTCTTCGGTGTGGTCAGCCTGTCGGTCAAGATGCTCCGGGCGTTCGGGTTCGAGAAGTTCAAGGTCGACCTGTCGGTGCGGGACCCGAAGAACCTGGGTAAGTACCTCGGCACCGACGAGCAGTGGAATCTGGGCGAGCAGTCGCTGGTACGCGCGCTTGAGCGCATCGGCCTGCCCTACCACCGGGCCGAGGGCGAGGCCGTCTTCTACGGGCCGAAGATCGACATCAAGCTGCTCGACTCTCTCGACCGCGAGTGGCAGTGCCCGACCTGCCAGTTCGACTTCAACGAAGGGCCGCGGTTCAACCTCTACTACATGGGACAGGACGGGCAGCACCACCCGGTGTATCTCGTCCATCGCACCGTCCTGGGCGGTATCGAACGTTTCATGGGGATATTGGTCGAGCACTATGCCGGTGACTTCCCGGTCTGGCTCGCGCCGGTCCAGGCCCGCGTACTGCCGGTGACCGACGCCGAGAACGGCTACGCGCAGGAGGTAGGACGGAAGTTGCAGGCCATCGGGATAAGAGTTGAAATCGACCTGAAGTCTGATAAGATTAGCCAGAAAGTCAGTGAAGCCGAACGCCAGAAGATCCCCTTCATGCTCGTAGTCGGCGGTCGCGAGGCCGCCCAGGGCACCGTGTCGGTCCGCCGGCACGGCAAGGGCAATCTCGGCGCGGTTACCGTCGAGTCAGCACTCGCACAAATCAAGGAGGAGAACAACGTACCCGGGTAG
- the ispF gene encoding 2-C-methyl-D-erythritol 2,4-cyclodiphosphate synthase: MVAPGRSSGFVSSWLNTPVLGPSLGLTDGRSGLQSSHLNPRLSNRGRRNQPKYRIGFGFDAHELVSGRRLMLGGVHILSRLGLRGHSDADVLLHALTDALLGALALPDIGTLFPDTDARWRDAASELMLKEADRRARAAGYRLVNADCVLVCDQPKLQPYCLAVRESIAAMLGVPPDRIGLKAKTTEGMLLALKRKSIAAMAVVLVGAEQARMVGRPGSLRKRLRGL, encoded by the coding sequence ATGGTCGCTCCGGGCCGTTCATCCGGCTTCGTGTCTTCGTGGCTCAATACTCCGGTCCTGGGTCCGTCGCTTGGCTTGACCGATGGGCGCAGTGGGCTACAATCATCGCACTTGAACCCTCGTTTGTCCAACCGGGGTCGCCGCAACCAACCAAAGTACCGCATCGGCTTCGGCTTCGACGCCCACGAACTTGTCTCGGGCCGGCGACTTATGCTCGGCGGCGTTCACATCCTTTCCAGGCTCGGCTTGCGCGGCCACTCGGACGCGGACGTACTGCTCCACGCCCTGACGGACGCTCTTCTTGGCGCGCTGGCCCTACCTGACATCGGAACGCTTTTCCCGGACACCGACGCAAGGTGGAGGGATGCCGCAAGCGAGCTGATGCTGAAGGAAGCCGATCGGCGAGCAAGGGCAGCGGGCTACCGGCTGGTGAACGCGGACTGTGTGCTGGTCTGTGACCAACCGAAGCTCCAACCGTACTGCCTCGCTGTGCGTGAGAGCATCGCTGCCATGCTCGGCGTGCCGCCCGACCGGATCGGCCTCAAAGCCAAGACCACCGAAGGTATGCTCCTGGCGCTGAAACGCAAGAGCATCGCGGCGATGGCGGTTGTGCTCGTTGGCGCGGAACAGGCCCGGATGGTCGGACGACCCGGGTCGCTTCGCAAGCGTCTCCGCGGCCTATGA
- a CDS encoding rhomboid family intramembrane serine protease, with amino-acid sequence MIPLRDDIRSEKRPFVTWGLMTACVGVFIYQTLSEYQDPKAGELIVNAYGMMPRDITSGQHLWALFTSMFLHGGFFHIIGNMLYLWIFGDNIEDAFGHGWFLLVYLFTGVIGSLLQVMFMPGSTIPTIGASGAVSGVMGAYFVLFPRARVLTLIPIFFFIRLIYLPAPLLLGFWIIIQVLNGCGSVPGAGGGVAYFAHIGGFVSGLVLGLAVRNRVRRPWYEIS; translated from the coding sequence ATGATACCGCTCCGCGACGACATCCGCTCCGAGAAGCGGCCCTTTGTTACTTGGGGATTAATGACCGCCTGTGTCGGTGTGTTCATCTATCAGACCCTTTCGGAGTATCAAGACCCGAAAGCCGGTGAGCTGATAGTCAACGCCTACGGTATGATGCCGCGGGACATTACCTCCGGCCAGCATCTCTGGGCCCTCTTCACATCGATGTTCCTGCATGGCGGTTTCTTCCACATCATCGGGAACATGCTGTATCTCTGGATTTTCGGCGACAACATCGAGGATGCGTTTGGACACGGCTGGTTCCTCCTCGTGTACCTGTTCACCGGGGTAATCGGCAGTCTGCTTCAGGTCATGTTCATGCCCGGCTCAACTATCCCGACCATCGGTGCCTCGGGCGCAGTATCAGGAGTGATGGGTGCGTACTTCGTGCTGTTCCCGCGCGCCCGGGTCCTGACCCTGATTCCGATTTTCTTTTTCATCCGCCTGATCTACCTGCCGGCTCCGCTTCTCCTCGGCTTCTGGATAATAATCCAGGTCCTCAACGGTTGTGGTTCGGTGCCGGGCGCGGGCGGCGGCGTCGCCTACTTCGCCCACATCGGCGGGTTTGTATCCGGCTTGGTACTCGGCCTGGCTGTGCGCAACCGCGTGCGCCGGCCGTGGTATGAGATCAGCTAG
- a CDS encoding tetratricopeptide repeat protein encodes MVKFSGHEFGTASFWIVVLAGVSLIAGIVMLLAYYLGPIRRRARMAAASRDVIRRDVDRMTQYLDGLSSSADAVRQPFELGLAAIEDNAWDKAVGCFQQAMPEAKGAQLVALFNLTGVCRYAQGMLDAALSSFEQASRLAEQFGAEDGKAPAFGNIGVVRHDRGELDVALQYKEKALAQAHQLGDQWAEAIYLANIGNIWRDKGELDRALEYHQQALELSRALGDKWGVASDLAGIAGIYRDQGSLDEALRLNKEALAIARKLGHRLGVVTSLGGMASIYRLKGRDAEALKYGEESLGLARRIGYQLGVAADLGNIGLILVAQGKCSEAAPKLAEALALMLASGVADGPRQVVTGLVRCEDNLGRRTVEDLLKQAGLDGRTASDLLDRVDQIRRKKPRPKSKSTSRV; translated from the coding sequence TTGGTTAAGTTCTCCGGGCATGAGTTCGGTACGGCGTCGTTCTGGATAGTCGTGCTGGCAGGCGTTTCCCTGATAGCGGGAATCGTGATGCTTCTCGCGTACTACTTGGGACCGATCCGCCGGCGCGCCCGGATGGCAGCGGCGAGCCGCGACGTGATCAGGCGTGACGTGGACCGGATGACGCAGTACCTCGACGGTCTGTCCAGCTCTGCTGATGCCGTCAGACAACCGTTCGAGCTCGGGCTTGCGGCCATCGAAGACAATGCCTGGGACAAGGCAGTCGGCTGCTTTCAGCAGGCGATGCCGGAAGCGAAGGGGGCTCAGCTTGTTGCTCTCTTCAATCTTACAGGCGTGTGCAGATACGCCCAGGGTATGCTGGACGCCGCGCTCTCGAGCTTTGAGCAGGCGTCCCGGCTGGCAGAGCAGTTCGGGGCCGAAGATGGAAAGGCCCCTGCCTTTGGCAACATCGGGGTAGTCCGGCACGATCGGGGAGAGCTCGACGTGGCGCTCCAGTACAAGGAGAAGGCGCTGGCTCAGGCTCACCAGTTGGGAGACCAGTGGGCCGAGGCGATCTACCTGGCCAACATCGGCAACATCTGGCGTGACAAGGGAGAGCTCGATCGGGCGCTCGAGTATCACCAACAGGCCCTGGAGTTATCTCGCGCCCTCGGAGACAAGTGGGGCGTGGCCAGCGATCTTGCCGGCATCGCCGGCATCTACCGCGACCAGGGATCTCTCGACGAAGCGCTTCGCCTCAACAAAGAGGCGCTGGCGATCGCGCGCAAGCTTGGGCACCGCCTCGGCGTGGTGACGAGCCTGGGAGGCATGGCCAGCATCTACCGTCTCAAGGGAAGAGACGCTGAAGCACTCAAGTACGGAGAGGAATCGCTGGGCCTGGCGCGAAGGATCGGGTATCAGCTTGGTGTCGCGGCCGATCTTGGCAACATCGGCCTCATCCTGGTTGCCCAGGGGAAGTGCTCTGAGGCAGCGCCGAAGTTGGCAGAGGCCCTGGCTCTCATGCTGGCCAGCGGTGTCGCAGATGGCCCTCGTCAGGTAGTTACCGGGTTGGTCAGGTGCGAGGACAATCTTGGCCGAAGGACGGTGGAGGATCTGCTCAAACAAGCCGGCCTCGATGGACGCACCGCTTCCGATCTGCTCGACCGGGTCGACCAGATACGCCGAAAGAAGCCACGGCCGAAGAGTAAAAGTACGTCCCGCGTCTGA